Proteins encoded in a region of the Fundulus heteroclitus isolate FHET01 chromosome 2, MU-UCD_Fhet_4.1, whole genome shotgun sequence genome:
- the b3gnt9 gene encoding UDP-GlcNAc:betaGal beta-1,3-N-acetylglucosaminyltransferase 9, translated as MLRKVVMMRRVLHVKGDVMCTVVLLVLLCFLLYTRQVVLSSGWSRPVWKLEIHGSTSSSRIMLGSGGTKVKKESPESPLLPQMPSCKPQTKSKPSQPKSSSHIRSRSRRKKVVPTAAAGKQLPTLPPFDFESYLREKDNRNFSLLIDQPGKCRIIEEEEGGGGAASAPFMLIAVKSTAADFDKRQVVRQTWGKEGTFQPGGSIRTVFLLGIPRNRSSLPQWDRLLTYESKAFKDILLWDFEDTFFNLTLKETHFLEWVNSSCPHVKFIFKGDADVYVNVENILEMLQGREPDEDLFVGDIIVNARPIRRRSSKYYVPELVYGGGLYPSYAGGGGFVMSGHTARRLSSACQQVELFPIDDVFLGMCLQLIGVNPLRHQGFRTFGIPRPSAAPHLQTFDPCFYRELMVVHSLSVPQIWLMWNLLHDPKLSCHNRTRLAYGPFKWRGRFEETAGDATDYGEKPVFLTH; from the exons ATGCTGAGGAAGGTAGTGATGATGAGGAGGGTCCTCCACGTGAAGGGAGACGTGATGTGCACGGTCGTGCTTCTGGtgctgctctgttttctgcTGTACACTCGTCAG GTTGTTCTGTCCTCTGGATGGAGCAGACCTGTCTGGAAGCTGGAGATCCACGGCTCCACCAGCTCCAGTCGGATCATGTTGGGATCCGGTGGgaccaaagtaaaaaaagagtCACCTGAG tctcCACTACTACCACAGATGCCGTCATGTAAGCCCCAAACCAAGTCGAAACCTTCCCAGCCTAAATCCAGCTCTCACATCAGGTCCAGGTCACGGAGGAAAAAGGTTGTTCCGACCGCGGCTGCAGGAAAACAACTGCCGACACTGCCGCCGTTTGACTTCGAGAGCTATCTAAGAGAAAAGGACAACAGAAACTTTAGTCTGCTCATCGACCAGCCGGGGAAATGTCGCATCatagaagaagaggaaggtggaggaggCGCTGCGTCTGCTCCCTTCATGCTTATCGCAGTGAAATCTACAGCTGCAGATTTCGACAAACGTCAG GTAGTGCGACAGACGTGGGGGAAGGAGGGGACCTTCCAACCCGGTGGATCCATACGCACTGTGTTCCTGCTGGGGATTCCCCGGAATCGGTCCTCCCTGCCTCAGTGGGACCGTCTGCTGACCTACGAGAGCAAAGCCTTCAAGGACATCCTGCTCTGGGACTTTGAAGACACGTTCTTTAACCTGACTCTGaaggaaacacattttctgGAATGGGTCAACAGCAGCTGTCCTCATGTGAA GTTCATCTTTAAAGGTGACGCCGACGTGTACGTAAACGTGGAAAACATCCTGGAGATGCTCCAAGGCCGGGAGCCAGACGAGGATTTGTTTGTTGGGGATATTATCGTTAATGCCAGACCAATCCGCCGCCGCTCTTCCAAGTATTACGTTCCAGAGTTGGTGTACGGAGGCGGCCTGTACCCCAGTTATGCTGGAGGAGGAGGGTTTGTGATGTCAGGACACACAGCTCGAAGACTGAGCTCCGCGTGTCAGCAG GTGGAACTGTTTCCGATCGATGACGTCTTTCTAGGAATGTGCCTCCAGCTGATTGGTGTCAACCCTTTACGTCATCAGGGATTTCGCACCTTCGGGATTCCCCGGCCGTCCGCGGCGCCTCACCTCCAGACCTTCGACCCGTGTTTTTACAGAGAGCTCATGGTTGTTCACAGCCTCAGTGTGCCGCAGATCTGGCTCATGTGGAACCTCCTGCACGACCCCAAGCTGAGTTGCCACAACAGAACCCGGCTGGCATACGGACCCTTCAAATGGAGAGGGAGGTTTGAAGAGACGGCAGGAGATGCGACGGATTATGGCGAGAAGCCAGTGTTTCTCACACATTAG